Proteins co-encoded in one Herpetosiphonaceae bacterium genomic window:
- the pstA gene encoding phosphate ABC transporter permease PstA: protein MSAEETDLQPATNTNLPFGDALQRNIAVRRRIGSIWRRLLLLSLIVALTALGLLLYNIVDRAFGYVALEYRRPPTELLSNRPLEAVSQQDLIAIIQENVSRGRFRTLNRESPLEQRSKDEVYIVLLEEVARQRVVHSWSLTDSLLRRSLVAETMREDYPDATLEFRSWLSWAFLNTPMSSRPDFAGVRTAILGSLWMICLTILIAFPLGVGAAIYLEEYAGRNRLNRIIQTNINNLAGVPSIIYGMLGLSIFVRALNPITSGQIVGLDNDNGRTILAAALTMALLILPLIIINAQEAIRAVPISLRQASLALGATKWQTIWHHVLPVAFPGILTGNILAMSRAIGETAPLIVVGASTYIVTDPDGPFARFTALPILIYNWTSQPQEEFRKIAAAAIIVLLVMLLSLNSVAVILRNRFRRSL, encoded by the coding sequence ATGAGCGCTGAAGAGACGGACCTGCAACCGGCGACAAACACGAATCTACCCTTCGGCGACGCGCTCCAGCGCAATATCGCGGTTCGCCGCAGAATCGGCTCGATCTGGCGTCGGCTGCTGCTGCTGTCGCTGATCGTGGCGCTGACGGCGCTGGGGCTCCTGCTCTACAATATCGTCGATCGCGCGTTTGGCTACGTGGCGCTTGAGTATCGCCGCCCGCCGACCGAGCTGCTGAGCAACCGTCCGCTGGAAGCGGTTTCGCAGCAAGACCTGATCGCGATCATCCAAGAGAACGTCTCGCGGGGCCGCTTCCGCACGCTGAATCGCGAAAGCCCGCTTGAGCAGCGCAGCAAGGACGAGGTCTACATCGTGCTGCTGGAAGAGGTCGCCCGCCAGCGCGTGGTACATAGCTGGTCGCTGACCGACTCGCTGCTGCGGCGCTCGCTGGTTGCGGAGACGATGCGCGAGGACTATCCCGACGCGACGCTGGAGTTTCGCTCGTGGCTGAGCTGGGCCTTTCTGAACACGCCGATGTCGAGCCGTCCCGACTTCGCGGGCGTGCGCACGGCGATCCTGGGATCGCTGTGGATGATCTGCCTGACGATCCTGATCGCGTTTCCGCTGGGCGTCGGTGCGGCGATCTATCTTGAGGAGTATGCCGGACGCAACCGGCTGAACCGGATCATCCAGACCAACATCAACAATCTGGCGGGCGTGCCCTCGATCATCTATGGCATGCTCGGCCTGTCGATCTTTGTGCGCGCGCTCAACCCGATCACCAGCGGGCAGATCGTCGGCCTGGACAACGACAATGGGCGGACGATCCTCGCGGCAGCGCTGACGATGGCGCTGCTGATCCTGCCGCTGATCATCATCAACGCCCAGGAGGCGATCCGCGCAGTGCCGATCTCGCTGCGGCAAGCCAGCCTGGCGCTCGGCGCGACCAAGTGGCAGACGATCTGGCATCACGTGCTGCCGGTCGCGTTTCCAGGTATTCTGACCGGCAATATTCTGGCGATGTCGCGGGCGATCGGCGAGACAGCGCCGCTGATCGTCGTCGGCGCGTCGACCTATATCGTCACCGACCCGGACGGGCCGTTCGCGCGCTTTACCGCGCTGCCGATCTTAATCTACAACTGGACCTCCCAGCCGCAGGAGGAGTTTCGCAAGATCGCGGCGGCGGCGATTATCGTGCTGCTGGTGATGCTGCTCTCGCTCAACTCGGTGGCGGTGATCCTGCGCAATCGCTTTCGGAGGAGCTTATAA
- the pstB gene encoding phosphate ABC transporter ATP-binding protein PstB produces the protein MPQAPFVQVAPTAATSSELPVKIDVQHLNFFYGAKQALFDCSLPIRERTITALIGPSGCGKSTFLRCINRMNDTIPGTRTEGKIILDGANILDPEVDVVVLRRLVGMVFQRPNPFPKSIYENVAFGPRVLGMKVNMNEVVERSLRRAALWDEVKDKLRQSALSLSGGQQQRLCIARAIAVEPEVILLDEPASALDPIATLKIEELLMELKRDYTIVLVTHNMQQAARASDRTVFFLLGEIIEDSTTDDMFNRPKDKRTEDYITGRFG, from the coding sequence ATGCCGCAGGCCCCGTTCGTTCAAGTTGCGCCAACCGCCGCGACCTCGTCTGAGCTGCCGGTAAAAATTGACGTTCAGCACCTCAATTTCTTCTACGGCGCGAAACAGGCGCTCTTCGATTGTTCGCTGCCGATTCGCGAGCGGACGATCACGGCGCTGATCGGTCCGTCGGGCTGTGGCAAGTCGACGTTCTTGCGCTGCATCAACCGGATGAACGATACGATTCCGGGCACGCGCACGGAGGGCAAGATCATTCTGGACGGCGCGAATATTCTCGATCCTGAGGTCGACGTGGTTGTGCTGCGCCGCCTGGTGGGCATGGTCTTTCAGCGGCCCAATCCGTTTCCCAAGTCGATCTACGAGAACGTGGCGTTCGGGCCGCGCGTGCTGGGCATGAAAGTGAACATGAACGAGGTCGTCGAGCGCTCGCTGCGCCGGGCGGCGTTGTGGGACGAGGTCAAAGACAAGCTGCGACAGTCGGCGCTGTCGCTGTCGGGCGGCCAGCAGCAGCGGCTCTGCATCGCGCGGGCGATTGCGGTCGAGCCGGAGGTGATCCTGCTGGACGAGCCGGCCTCGGCGCTCGATCCGATCGCGACGCTCAAGATCGAGGAGTTGCTGATGGAGCTGAAGCGCGACTATACGATCGTGCTGGTGACGCACAACATGCAGCAGGCGGCGCGGGCCTCGGATCGAACGGTCTTTTTCCTGCTGGGCGAGATCATCGAGGACTCGACGACTGACGATATGTTCAACCGGCCCAAAGACAAGCGAACCGAAGATTATATCACCGGGCGTTTCGGCTAA
- a CDS encoding PstS family phosphate ABC transporter substrate-binding protein: MAYVFRVLIVAVMMVSMLAACGSADSTGQTGESSPAASPAATIEASPATETSPAASAAATSAAMTAEGVELPEVDPAAVSGNVVTSGSSTVFPLTQRMAERFQEEGYTGTISVDEIGTGAGFQRFCEAGETDIANASRAIKDEETQKCAAINRAPIEFRVGTDALAVVVSKDNTFLSALTLEQLGKIYTGEFKQWSDVDASYPAEPIQIYSPGTDSGTYDYFVEEVLGGDEEKVKQFQAQNPTQSENDNVLVQGVESSPNAIGYFGYAYYLENKGRLKILALDGVEPTEETAENGEYPLARPLFIYSTASIMKEKPQVAAFISFYLTTVNDEIVDVGYFPASEEALSKARQAFLDGTK; the protein is encoded by the coding sequence ATGGCTTACGTGTTTCGTGTATTGATCGTCGCCGTCATGATGGTGAGTATGCTGGCTGCCTGCGGCAGTGCCGATTCTACCGGACAAACCGGCGAGTCATCGCCCGCAGCATCCCCGGCAGCTACGATAGAAGCATCGCCCGCTACAGAAACTTCCCCCGCAGCCAGCGCCGCAGCGACCAGCGCTGCGATGACCGCAGAAGGCGTCGAACTGCCGGAGGTTGATCCGGCTGCCGTGAGCGGCAACGTCGTCACATCGGGTAGCTCGACGGTCTTTCCGCTGACCCAGCGCATGGCTGAGCGCTTCCAAGAGGAAGGCTATACCGGCACGATCTCGGTCGACGAGATCGGCACCGGCGCGGGCTTTCAGCGCTTCTGCGAGGCGGGCGAGACTGACATCGCCAACGCCAGCCGCGCGATCAAAGACGAGGAAACGCAGAAGTGCGCCGCGATCAACCGCGCGCCGATCGAGTTCCGCGTCGGCACCGACGCGCTGGCGGTCGTGGTCAGCAAGGACAACACCTTCCTCAGCGCTCTGACGCTGGAGCAGTTGGGCAAGATCTACACCGGCGAGTTCAAGCAGTGGTCGGATGTGGATGCGAGCTATCCCGCCGAGCCGATCCAGATCTACAGCCCCGGTACCGACAGCGGCACCTACGACTACTTTGTAGAAGAGGTGCTCGGCGGCGACGAGGAGAAGGTCAAGCAGTTCCAGGCGCAGAACCCAACCCAGAGCGAGAACGACAATGTGCTGGTGCAGGGCGTCGAGAGCAGCCCGAACGCGATCGGCTACTTCGGCTACGCCTACTACCTGGAGAACAAAGGTCGGCTGAAGATCCTGGCGCTCGATGGCGTCGAGCCGACCGAGGAGACGGCTGAGAACGGCGAGTATCCGCTGGCCCGCCCGCTCTTCATCTACAGCACGGCGAGCATCATGAAAGAAAAGCCGCAGGTCGCAGCCTTCATCAGCTTCTACCTGACGACTGTCAACGACGAAATTGTCGATGTCGGCTACTTCCCGGCCAGCGAAGAAGCGCTCAGCAAAGCCCGGCAGGCGTTTCTGGATGGGACCAAGTAA
- the pstA gene encoding phosphate ABC transporter permease PstA: protein MKRQHTQRLAFGCLWLAASITIIILAVIIVYILGEGLPYVNFEFLTGRPVAQGRDGGILPTILGTLALGALSLVLAVPLGVGAAVFLTEYTRPSALTTLMRFGTDSLAGVPSIIFGLFGFIFFVTRLHLSWSLLAGGLTLALMVLPTIIRTTEEAIRAVPVSYREVSYGLGASRWQMVSTVVLPNALPGIITGVILSFGRAVGETAAVIFTAGTALNIPTSVLSPTRTMAVHFYILAVEGISLPKAYATGAVLIISILIINVVANALITRSVAHAVRR from the coding sequence ATGAAGCGCCAACACACGCAGCGGCTGGCGTTTGGCTGTCTCTGGCTCGCCGCCAGCATCACGATCATCATCCTGGCGGTGATTATTGTCTACATTCTTGGCGAGGGATTGCCCTACGTCAATTTTGAGTTCCTCACGGGTCGTCCGGTGGCGCAGGGCCGCGATGGCGGTATCCTGCCGACGATCCTGGGCACGCTGGCGCTGGGCGCGCTCTCGTTGGTGCTGGCGGTGCCGCTCGGCGTCGGCGCGGCGGTCTTTCTGACGGAGTACACCCGGCCCAGCGCGCTGACCACGCTGATGCGCTTCGGCACCGACTCGCTGGCGGGCGTGCCGTCGATCATCTTCGGGCTGTTCGGATTCATCTTCTTTGTGACGCGGCTGCACCTGAGCTGGTCGCTGCTAGCCGGTGGCCTGACGCTGGCGCTGATGGTCCTGCCGACGATCATTCGCACCACCGAGGAGGCGATCCGCGCGGTGCCGGTTTCCTACCGCGAGGTCAGCTACGGCCTGGGAGCGTCGCGCTGGCAGATGGTGAGCACGGTGGTGCTGCCCAACGCGCTGCCCGGCATCATCACCGGCGTGATCCTGAGCTTCGGACGGGCTGTAGGCGAGACGGCAGCGGTGATCTTTACAGCGGGTACCGCGCTCAACATTCCTACCTCGGTCCTCTCGCCGACGCGCACGATGGCGGTCCACTTTTATATTCTGGCGGTCGAGGGCATTTCGCTGCCAAAGGCGTACGCGACGGGCGCAGTGCTGATTATCAGCATTTTGATCATCAACGTGGTGGCGAACGCGCTGATCACGCGCAGTGTGGCCCATGCGGTCCGTCGCTAA
- the pstC gene encoding phosphate ABC transporter permease subunit PstC, translating to MEQRLNAAAQRATTATTQRDTTMYLKKRARIGEMMIQGVLFLCGMVSILTTIGIIVVLSNEASLFFADSRVSLVDFLTETLWQPSIGQFGILPLVNATLLSSLIAMLVALPLGLSAAIYLSEYASPRMRGILKPLLEVLAGVPTVVYGFFALTFMTPILQRIFGKGTVDFQNVASAGIVMGIMIIPIISSMSEDALSAVPRALREAAYGLGATRLEVATRIVVPAALSGIVAAFIVGVSRAIGETMIVAIAAGGRPFFTFNPFKAAETMTGHIARISGGDISYGSIDYTSVYAIGLTLFVMTLGLNILSQRIVRRFREVYE from the coding sequence ATGGAACAGCGGCTCAATGCTGCGGCACAACGCGCCACCACTGCTACGACCCAGCGTGATACCACGATGTATCTCAAAAAGCGTGCCCGGATCGGCGAGATGATGATCCAGGGTGTGTTGTTTCTGTGTGGCATGGTTTCGATTTTGACGACGATCGGGATTATTGTCGTTCTGAGCAACGAGGCATCTCTGTTCTTTGCGGATTCACGAGTCTCGCTTGTCGATTTTCTGACCGAAACGCTCTGGCAGCCGTCGATCGGTCAGTTCGGCATCCTGCCGCTGGTCAACGCGACGCTGCTGTCGTCGCTGATCGCGATGCTGGTGGCGCTGCCGCTTGGCCTGAGCGCCGCGATCTACCTGAGCGAGTACGCATCGCCTCGGATGCGTGGCATTCTCAAGCCGCTCCTTGAGGTGCTGGCAGGCGTGCCGACGGTGGTCTATGGCTTCTTCGCGCTGACGTTTATGACGCCGATCTTGCAGCGGATCTTCGGCAAGGGCACCGTCGATTTTCAGAACGTGGCCTCAGCGGGCATCGTCATGGGCATTATGATCATTCCGATCATTAGCTCGATGAGCGAAGACGCGCTGAGCGCGGTGCCGCGCGCGCTGCGTGAGGCCGCGTACGGCCTGGGTGCGACCCGGCTTGAGGTGGCGACGCGGATCGTGGTGCCCGCCGCGCTGTCGGGTATCGTCGCGGCATTCATCGTCGGCGTCTCGCGCGCGATCGGCGAGACGATGATCGTTGCGATTGCGGCGGGCGGTCGTCCGTTCTTTACTTTCAACCCGTTCAAAGCGGCGGAGACGATGACCGGCCATATCGCACGGATCAGCGGCGGCGATATTAGCTACGGCTCGATCGACTATACCAGCGTGTATGCGATCGGCCTGACGCTGTTCGTGATGACGCTGGGCCTGAATATTTTGAGCCAGCGGATCGTGCGGCGCTTCCGAGAGGTGTATGAATGA
- a CDS encoding phosphate ABC transporter substrate-binding protein: protein MRIRTLCILISFVGILTACGQATQAADRQLTLTGSTSVGPFAEQVAERYEQAHPGSKVNIQALGSSAGIQAATEGTVEIGMSSRHLEPEEEQQLQTFEIARDALAIIVHPTNPIANLSTAQVRDIFTGRVSNWREVGGPDAPIDIVTREAGSGTYGAFEELVMEKELPAPRALRQGSNGAVRQLVAGDPDAIGYISLGIVNETVKPVSIDGIQASTEAVMGGSYKLVRPFLFVQRKNAQLSPLAADFLQYVLSPEGQHELVQAGLIQGADAQ from the coding sequence ATGCGCATCCGAACTCTATGCATCCTGATTAGTTTCGTCGGGATACTGACGGCGTGCGGTCAAGCAACGCAGGCCGCCGATCGCCAACTCACGCTCACGGGATCAACATCTGTCGGGCCATTCGCCGAGCAAGTAGCCGAACGTTACGAACAAGCGCACCCCGGCTCCAAAGTCAACATTCAAGCGCTGGGATCGAGCGCCGGGATTCAGGCCGCGACTGAGGGCACTGTCGAGATCGGCATGTCGTCGCGGCATCTTGAGCCCGAGGAGGAGCAGCAGCTTCAGACGTTTGAGATCGCCCGCGATGCCCTGGCGATCATCGTGCATCCGACGAACCCGATCGCCAATCTCTCGACGGCGCAGGTTCGCGACATCTTTACCGGCAGGGTTAGCAACTGGCGCGAGGTCGGCGGGCCGGACGCTCCGATCGATATTGTGACGCGCGAGGCTGGCTCCGGCACGTACGGCGCGTTCGAGGAGCTGGTGATGGAGAAGGAGTTGCCCGCTCCACGCGCGCTGCGCCAGGGATCGAACGGCGCGGTGCGCCAGCTGGTCGCTGGCGATCCCGACGCGATCGGCTATATCTCGCTGGGCATCGTCAACGAGACGGTGAAGCCCGTATCGATCGACGGCATTCAAGCGTCGACGGAGGCGGTGATGGGCGGAAGCTACAAGCTGGTGCGTCCGTTTTTGTTCGTGCAGCGCAAGAACGCGCAGCTATCGCCGCTGGCTGCCGATTTCCTCCAGTATGTGCTGTCGCCCGAAGGCCAGCATGAACTGGTCCAAGCCGGGCTGATTCAAGGAGCGGATGCGCAATGA
- a CDS encoding phosphate ABC transporter ATP-binding protein — protein sequence MAPKIQIDNFSYSYGDESALRNVTLNVERNSILAIFGPARGGKTTLLRSMNRLNEIGEPGTRGGHILLDGQDIYAPGIDVAALRRRVGMVFALPVALPMTIFDNIVYGPRMRGVRSQSQLHDIAQHALQAAALWDEVQDRLNSPAQSLSGGQQQRLSIARVLALEPEVILLDEPTAALDPISTAKIEEALIELKRQYTIVIAPHNVQQAGRIADDAAFFLMGECIEAGPASQIFTNPRDRRTEDYITGRFG from the coding sequence ATGGCACCTAAGATCCAGATCGACAATTTTTCATACAGCTACGGCGACGAGTCGGCGCTGCGCAATGTGACGCTCAACGTCGAGCGCAACTCCATTCTGGCAATCTTCGGCCCGGCGCGCGGCGGCAAGACTACGCTGCTGCGCTCGATGAATCGGCTGAACGAGATCGGCGAGCCAGGCACGCGCGGCGGGCACATCCTGCTCGACGGCCAGGATATTTACGCGCCCGGCATCGATGTCGCCGCGCTGCGACGGCGGGTTGGCATGGTCTTTGCGCTGCCGGTCGCGCTGCCGATGACGATCTTCGACAATATCGTGTACGGCCCCCGGATGCGCGGCGTGCGCTCACAGTCGCAGCTTCACGATATTGCGCAGCACGCGCTGCAAGCGGCGGCGCTCTGGGACGAGGTTCAGGATCGCCTGAACTCGCCCGCTCAGTCGCTCTCCGGCGGGCAGCAGCAGCGCCTGTCGATCGCCAGGGTGCTGGCGCTGGAGCCGGAGGTCATCCTGCTGGACGAGCCGACCGCCGCGCTCGATCCGATCTCCACAGCCAAGATCGAGGAGGCGCTGATCGAGCTGAAGCGCCAGTACACGATCGTGATCGCGCCGCACAATGTGCAGCAGGCTGGTCGTATCGCCGATGACGCCGCGTTCTTTTTGATGGGCGAGTGCATCGAGGCAGGACCCGCCTCGCAGATCTTCACCAACCCGCGCGACCGGCGCACCGAGGATTATATAACCGGGCGCTTCGGCTAG
- a CDS encoding amphi-Trp domain-containing protein, translating to MPQHPGHQKEEELGWHMTGSAREIGDILAEFAQELRSGDVNVWKGQRELHLSPEGKIDLRVEAIVDQDGREGLHMKLHWDRTSAAADMHSGANMGLELGGQGKLGQDSTSR from the coding sequence ATGCCGCAGCATCCGGGACATCAAAAAGAGGAAGAGTTGGGCTGGCACATGACCGGCTCGGCGCGCGAGATCGGCGATATTCTGGCGGAGTTTGCGCAGGAGTTGCGCAGCGGCGATGTGAACGTGTGGAAGGGCCAGCGCGAGCTGCATCTCTCGCCGGAGGGCAAGATCGACCTGCGGGTTGAGGCGATCGTCGACCAGGACGGACGCGAGGGGCTGCATATGAAGCTGCACTGGGATCGAACGTCTGCGGCAGCCGACATGCACAGCGGCGCGAACATGGGCCTTGAGCTGGGCGGCCAGGGCAAGCTCGGCCAGGACTCGACCAGCCGCTAG
- the phoU gene encoding phosphate signaling complex protein PhoU has product MIPRAHYIHELGEVQRALLQLGEAVQRALVHAMGALARGDLAAARRIIREDDDIDERRAAVEERALHLIAAQQPFATDLRFLLAALRIADDLERIGDYAEGIAALVLRSADEPTLELPHELNLLTAQVQQMLKLSVAAVVERDSSAIDDLRRADDLADELNRTIRAAMLRRIQSTPHQATRALYFLFVAHNLERIADRAVNIAERTAFIVTGAQPKLGEARDS; this is encoded by the coding sequence ATGATTCCACGCGCTCACTATATCCACGAACTCGGCGAAGTTCAGCGCGCGTTGCTCCAGCTTGGCGAAGCGGTACAGCGCGCGCTGGTGCATGCGATGGGCGCGCTGGCGCGCGGCGATCTGGCGGCGGCCCGGCGGATCATCCGCGAGGACGACGATATCGACGAGCGCCGCGCCGCTGTCGAGGAGCGCGCGCTGCATCTGATCGCCGCACAGCAGCCGTTCGCCACCGATCTGCGCTTTTTGCTGGCGGCGCTGCGCATAGCGGACGATCTGGAGCGCATAGGCGATTACGCCGAGGGCATTGCCGCGCTGGTGCTGCGCAGCGCCGACGAGCCTACGCTGGAATTGCCGCATGAGCTGAATCTGCTGACCGCGCAGGTGCAACAGATGCTCAAGCTGAGCGTGGCCGCCGTTGTTGAGCGCGATTCCAGCGCCATCGACGACCTGCGCCGCGCCGACGATCTCGCCGACGAGCTGAATCGAACGATCCGCGCGGCGATGCTGCGCCGAATTCAGTCCACGCCCCACCAGGCGACGCGCGCGCTGTATTTCCTCTTTGTCGCGCATAATCTCGAACGGATCGCCGACCGCGCGGTCAATATCGCCGAGCGTACCGCGTTTATCGTGACGGGCGCTCAGCCGAAGCTCGGCGAGGCGCGTGACTCGTGA
- the pstB gene encoding phosphate ABC transporter ATP-binding protein PstB: protein MTQAVPNGSCAIESRNMHIFYSGFRAVRDVSLQIAPQRITALIGPSGCDKSTVLRSFNRMNDLVPGASVEGEVLFHGRNLYDPSVDVVEVRRAIGMVFQKPNPFPKSIYDNIAFGPRINGWRGSTSAMDELVESCLRRAALWDEVKDKLRQSALSLSGGQQQRLCIARALAIEPEIILMDEPCSALDPIATLKIEELMFELRRQYTIVIVTHNMQQAARASDHTAFFMIDEDRAGRLIEFGDTNQLFTRPRDKRTEDYITGRFG, encoded by the coding sequence ATGACTCAGGCTGTTCCTAACGGCTCGTGCGCGATCGAGTCGCGCAATATGCATATCTTTTACTCAGGCTTCCGCGCGGTCAGGGACGTGAGCTTGCAGATCGCGCCGCAGCGGATCACCGCGCTGATCGGTCCGTCGGGCTGCGACAAAAGCACGGTGCTGCGCTCGTTCAACCGCATGAACGATCTGGTACCCGGCGCGAGCGTCGAGGGCGAGGTGCTTTTCCACGGGCGCAACCTGTACGATCCGTCGGTCGATGTGGTGGAGGTGCGGCGCGCGATCGGCATGGTTTTTCAGAAGCCGAATCCGTTTCCCAAGTCGATCTACGATAACATCGCGTTCGGTCCACGGATCAATGGCTGGCGCGGCTCGACCTCCGCGATGGACGAGCTGGTCGAGAGCTGCCTGCGCCGCGCGGCGCTGTGGGACGAGGTTAAAGACAAGCTGCGACAGTCGGCGCTGTCGCTGTCGGGCGGCCAGCAGCAGCGGCTCTGCATCGCGCGGGCGCTGGCGATCGAGCCTGAGATCATCCTGATGGACGAGCCGTGCTCGGCGCTCGATCCGATCGCGACGCTCAAGATCGAAGAGCTGATGTTCGAGCTGCGCCGCCAGTACACGATCGTGATCGTGACGCACAACATGCAGCAGGCGGCGCGCGCCTCCGACCACACCGCGTTTTTTATGATCGACGAGGATCGAGCCGGAAGGCTGATCGAGTTCGGCGATACCAATCAGCTCTTTACCAGGCCGCGCGATAAACGCACCGAAGACTATATTACGGGACGCTTCGGCTAG
- the pstC gene encoding phosphate ABC transporter permease subunit PstC gives MKERLISFFLFLSALVSIASLAIITFFIFQAGLPLIFRVGLSDFLFSSMWNPSAKTPSFGIGAMILGSVWVTLGAIMVGVPLGLAVAIFSAEIAPPRLAMLIRPVIQLLAGIPSVIYGFIGLTILSPLIRSTFGGPGLSVLTAALILGIMILPSIISISEDALRAVPLAYRDGSLAVGATHWQTIWRVLVPAARSGIVASVILGMGRALGETMAVIMMLGNALQIPRSPLESATTLTSNIGLELAYASGAHREALFATGVVLFMLIMLLNILANVLTGRVTFWQRWIAYRPPVAARRATTSARRNP, from the coding sequence ATGAAAGAGCGTCTGATCAGCTTCTTCTTATTTCTGTCCGCCCTGGTATCGATCGCCTCCCTGGCGATCATCACCTTCTTCATCTTCCAGGCCGGGCTGCCGCTGATCTTCAGGGTTGGATTGAGCGATTTTCTCTTCAGCAGCATGTGGAATCCCAGCGCCAAAACGCCGAGCTTCGGCATCGGCGCGATGATCCTTGGCTCGGTGTGGGTCACACTCGGCGCAATTATGGTCGGCGTGCCGCTGGGCCTAGCCGTGGCGATCTTCTCCGCCGAGATCGCGCCGCCGCGCCTGGCGATGCTGATCCGCCCGGTGATTCAACTGCTGGCCGGCATTCCCTCGGTGATCTACGGCTTTATCGGCCTGACGATCCTCTCGCCGCTGATCCGCTCGACCTTTGGCGGTCCCGGCCTGAGCGTGCTGACCGCCGCGCTGATCCTGGGCATTATGATCTTGCCGAGCATTATCAGTATCTCCGAGGATGCGCTGCGGGCCGTACCGCTCGCCTACCGCGACGGCTCGCTGGCGGTGGGCGCGACCCACTGGCAGACGATCTGGCGCGTGCTGGTGCCAGCCGCGCGCTCCGGCATTGTCGCAAGCGTGATCCTGGGAATGGGCCGCGCGCTCGGCGAGACGATGGCGGTGATTATGATGCTCGGCAATGCCCTGCAGATCCCGCGCTCGCCGCTTGAGTCGGCGACGACGCTGACCAGCAACATTGGCCTTGAGTTGGCCTACGCCAGCGGCGCGCACCGCGAGGCGCTCTTTGCCACTGGTGTGGTGCTGTTTATGCTGATTATGCTGCTGAACATCCTGGCAAATGTGCTCACCGGTCGCGTCACGTTCTGGCAGCGGTGGATCGCCTACCGCCCGCCGGTCGCTGCGCGGCGCGCCACGACCTCGGCCCGGAGGAATCCATGA